A region of Coccinella septempunctata chromosome 5, icCocSept1.1, whole genome shotgun sequence DNA encodes the following proteins:
- the LOC123313317 gene encoding E3 ubiquitin-protein ligase RNF185-like, with protein sequence MSGVTENVNTSGEPNNGDQNPESSKSAEGDSKEDKTFECNICLDTAKDAVVSLCGHLFCWPCLHQWLETRPTRQLCPVCKASISKEKVVPLYGRGSSKQEDPREKVPPRPAGQRTEPEPGSSFPGFGFADNGFHMSFGIGAFPFGFFTSSFNFVDGRPTAAARGTQQQIEEQFLSKIFLWMAVLFVAWLLLA encoded by the exons ATGTCTGGAGTAACAGAGAACGTTAATACATCTGGAGAACCCAATAATGGAGATCAAAATCctgaatcttcaaaatccgCGGAAGGGGACAGTAAAGAAGATAAGACATTCGAATGTAATATTTGTTTAGATACTGCTAAAGATGCTGTCGTTAGTCTGTGTGGCCACTTATTTTG CTGGCCTTGTTTACATCAGTGGCTAGAAACACGGCCCACAAGGCAACTATGTCCAGTATGTAAAGCTAGCATTAGCAAGGAAAAGGTTGTACCATTATATGGTAGGGGAAGTAGTAAACAAGAGGACCCAAGAGAAAAAGTTCCTCCTCGGCCAGCTGGGCAAAGAACAGAACCAGAACCAGGTTCCTCATTTCCTG GTTTCGGTTTTGCTGACAATGGTTTTCATATGTCCTTTGGAATAGGAGCTTTTCCTTTCGGATTTTTCACTTCTTCATTCAACTTTGTGGACGGAAGACCAACAGCAGCCGCAAGGGGGACTCAGCAACAAATCGAAGAGCAATTTTTATCAAAGATATTCCTCTGGATGGCAGTTTTGTTTGTGGCATGGCTGCTTCTGGCCTAA